From a region of the Limisphaera ngatamarikiensis genome:
- a CDS encoding VTC domain-containing protein — protein sequence MEDKVQLQRFELKYRVDESTARAIREFVSGYLEPDEYGLDKPDYSYRIHSLYLDSDDLRCFWDVFNSNKNRFKLRIRYYDDRPDTPAFCEIKRRVNDAILKQRCAIRKEVVPQLLAGQLPDPSYLLSRKPQQLEALQEFCRRITDLNAKPRTHVSYLREAWVSPGSNAVRVCIDRKVCSEPQFTPELKTTMENPVMPFEPEVIVELKFTGRFPNWMGDLVRRFGLRQVSSAKYADGVALLGERRLAPETLTFLREDFLERLLQRHQVPASGRATKE from the coding sequence GTGGAAGACAAGGTTCAGTTACAACGCTTTGAACTGAAGTATCGCGTGGACGAGTCCACGGCCCGCGCCATCCGCGAGTTTGTCAGCGGTTATTTGGAACCGGACGAGTACGGTTTGGACAAACCGGATTACTCCTATCGGATCCACAGCCTGTACCTGGACTCGGACGATTTGCGCTGTTTCTGGGACGTCTTCAACAGCAACAAGAACCGGTTCAAGTTGCGGATCCGCTATTACGACGACCGCCCGGATACACCGGCGTTCTGCGAGATCAAACGACGGGTGAACGACGCCATTCTGAAGCAGCGGTGCGCCATCCGCAAAGAGGTGGTGCCGCAATTGCTGGCCGGGCAGCTGCCGGACCCGTCCTACCTGTTGTCCCGGAAGCCGCAACAGTTGGAGGCCCTGCAGGAGTTCTGCCGCCGGATCACGGACCTGAACGCCAAACCGCGAACCCACGTCAGCTACCTGCGCGAGGCCTGGGTCAGCCCAGGCAGCAACGCCGTGCGGGTCTGCATCGACCGCAAGGTCTGCAGCGAACCCCAGTTCACACCGGAACTGAAAACCACAATGGAAAATCCGGTCATGCCGTTTGAGCCGGAGGTCATTGTCGAACTCAAATTCACCGGCCGGTTCCCCAATTGGATGGGAGATCTGGTACGCAGGTTTGGCCTGCGACAGGTCAGCTCCGCCAAATACGCCGACGGCGTGGCCCTGCTGGGGGAACGCCGATTGGCACCGGAAACCTTGACCTTCCTCCGCGAAGATTTCCTGGAACGGTTGTTGCAGCGACATCAGGTGCCCGCAAGCGGGCGGGCCACAAAGGAGTAA
- a CDS encoding DUF4956 domain-containing protein has translation MNELWSLFFGADFSLQPVNVPALLLGLCLAFLAGLSISWTYMTTHAGLSYSRSFVNSLVVIPLIVTVVMQVLNNNLVTAFGLMAVFAIVRFRNVLRDTLDTSYILSVIAVGMACGTQRFSLAVIATLTLVAVMFFLWYTSYGTRHRYDLIVNLHWGRPAAELPYLVRVLERHSRSVHCATRRSDERQQGLDLSYRLLLRDPSRVDDLLNELRALEGVSRLTSLQAQEESEL, from the coding sequence ATGAACGAGCTTTGGAGCCTGTTCTTCGGCGCGGATTTCTCACTGCAGCCGGTCAACGTGCCGGCGCTGTTGTTGGGACTGTGCCTCGCGTTCCTCGCGGGATTAAGTATTTCGTGGACGTACATGACCACCCACGCCGGTCTGTCCTATTCACGGTCCTTCGTGAATTCGCTGGTGGTCATCCCGCTGATCGTGACCGTGGTGATGCAGGTGCTGAACAACAACCTGGTCACGGCCTTCGGCCTGATGGCGGTGTTCGCCATCGTCCGCTTCCGCAACGTGCTGCGAGACACACTGGACACCAGCTACATCCTCAGCGTGATCGCCGTGGGCATGGCCTGCGGCACGCAACGGTTTTCGCTGGCGGTCATCGCGACACTGACGCTCGTGGCGGTGATGTTCTTCCTCTGGTACACGTCGTATGGGACGCGACACCGGTACGACCTCATCGTCAACCTGCACTGGGGCCGGCCCGCTGCCGAGCTGCCCTACCTGGTGCGGGTCCTCGAGCGCCACAGCCGGTCGGTCCACTGCGCCACGCGCCGCTCCGACGAGCGGCAACAGGGCCTGGACCTCTCGTATCGTCTGCTGCTGCGGGATCCCTCCCGCGTGGACGATCTGCTGAACGAATTGCGGGCGCTGGAGGGGGTGTCGCGCCTGACCAGCCTGCAAGCCCAGGAAGAGTCGGAGTTGTGA
- a CDS encoding HlyD family secretion protein, translating to MKPEPLPPIPSPPAQWWRMIRMNVLPALAFVTALALAVQLWRFNMASPLLVGTASGPRADIISPRPGRLSQLHVGLYQPVRAGQPVAVVEAVDPAVLSNTVRVIRAEMDAILADMAYPTDDRLRYAQYQLDWLRERADLLTARAQLGYAEREYQRIRKLVEEQVASQDALDIALRDLEQARQLVAEKQAAVDTAAKLLEELDPSRRTIESPQVRAALALAEERLHLAEAEMRPIVLTAPIDGVVTAVNKFPGSMVATAEPIVTIASSHVEHIVGFIPQPLRVEPVEGMEVEVRSRGVHRTIGYGRVLHVGARIELFDAPLRIRGLGNAQQRGLPIIVSVPPNMKLRPGELVDLALGPVPATATATQ from the coding sequence ATGAAGCCGGAACCTCTGCCTCCCATACCCAGTCCACCGGCCCAATGGTGGCGGATGATCCGCATGAACGTGCTACCGGCGCTGGCGTTCGTGACGGCGCTGGCCCTTGCCGTGCAACTTTGGCGCTTCAACATGGCCAGCCCCCTGCTGGTCGGCACGGCATCTGGACCCCGGGCGGACATCATCTCGCCGCGACCGGGTCGGCTGTCGCAGTTGCATGTGGGTCTCTACCAGCCGGTCCGGGCCGGCCAACCCGTGGCCGTGGTGGAAGCCGTGGACCCGGCGGTCCTCAGCAACACCGTGCGCGTCATCCGGGCCGAGATGGATGCCATTCTGGCCGACATGGCCTACCCCACCGATGACCGGCTCCGCTATGCACAGTACCAGCTGGACTGGCTGCGGGAACGCGCCGACCTCCTCACGGCCAGGGCCCAGCTCGGTTACGCCGAGCGCGAATACCAGCGGATCCGCAAACTGGTGGAGGAACAGGTGGCCAGCCAGGATGCCCTGGACATCGCGCTGCGAGACCTGGAACAGGCCCGTCAACTGGTCGCGGAAAAGCAGGCCGCCGTGGACACGGCCGCAAAACTCCTGGAAGAGTTGGACCCGAGCAGGCGCACCATCGAGTCTCCACAGGTCCGGGCGGCTCTCGCTCTGGCCGAGGAACGACTGCACCTGGCCGAGGCCGAAATGCGGCCGATTGTGCTTACCGCCCCCATCGACGGCGTGGTGACTGCCGTGAACAAGTTCCCCGGCAGCATGGTGGCCACGGCCGAGCCGATCGTCACCATCGCCAGCTCGCACGTGGAGCATATTGTCGGTTTCATCCCGCAGCCGCTCCGCGTGGAACCGGTCGAGGGTATGGAGGTCGAAGTACGGAGCCGGGGAGTTCACCGCACCATTGGCTACGGCCGGGTCCTGCACGTGGGGGCACGAATCGAGTTGTTTGACGCGCCGCTCCGCATTCGCGGACTCGGCAACGCCCAGCAGCGCGGCCTGCCCATCATCGTCAGCGTGCCGCCGAACATGAAGCTGCGACCGGGCGAGCTGGTGGACCTGGCCCTGGGACCGGTGCCGGCAACCGCCACGGCAACACAGTGA
- a CDS encoding BtpA/SgcQ family protein, producing MGVLHLRPLPGSPRWAGSMEEVIRAAVADARAYAEGGVDALCIENFGDIPFSRGPVGPETVAAMAVVAAAVCEAVSLPIGFNVLRNDARAALALCAACGGSFVRINVHVGAMLTDQGLIEGDAHGTLRYRRSVAPDTAIWADVLVKHAVPLGNWSLEIAAWDTWKRGLADALILSGPATSQPADPEELRRLRAACPGARILVGSGITPQNLGQYAEADGYLVGSSLKEDGQVERPVDPQRVRALVEAFRSLPPLGRR from the coding sequence GTGGGCGTGCTTCACCTCCGTCCTTTGCCCGGGTCCCCGCGTTGGGCGGGGAGCATGGAGGAAGTCATTCGGGCCGCGGTTGCGGATGCCCGTGCTTATGCGGAAGGTGGCGTGGATGCGTTGTGCATCGAGAACTTCGGAGACATTCCTTTCAGCCGGGGACCGGTCGGGCCGGAGACCGTGGCGGCGATGGCCGTGGTGGCCGCTGCGGTATGCGAGGCGGTTTCCCTGCCCATCGGCTTTAATGTGCTGCGCAACGACGCGCGTGCGGCCCTGGCCCTTTGTGCTGCCTGCGGCGGCAGTTTCGTCCGCATCAATGTGCATGTGGGCGCGATGTTGACCGATCAGGGGCTGATCGAAGGCGACGCCCATGGGACGCTTCGTTATCGCCGGAGTGTGGCACCGGATACAGCCATTTGGGCTGACGTGCTGGTCAAGCATGCGGTGCCCTTGGGCAACTGGAGTTTGGAAATTGCCGCCTGGGATACCTGGAAGCGCGGGCTGGCTGATGCCCTCATTCTTTCCGGCCCGGCCACGAGCCAACCGGCCGATCCCGAGGAGCTCCGCCGGCTTCGCGCCGCCTGTCCCGGTGCCCGCATCCTTGTCGGTAGCGGTATCACCCCGCAGAATCTGGGGCAATATGCCGAGGCCGATGGTTATTTGGTGGGTAGTTCCCTGAAGGAAGACGGCCAGGTGGAACGCCCGGTGGATCCGCAACGGGTGCGGGCGCTGGTGGAAGCGTTCCGGTCGCTACCGCCGTTGGGGCGCCGCTAA
- the rnc gene encoding ribonuclease III → MGSVRQVEELEERLGWRFRDRNLLRTALTHPSVAADAEQAPPTNQRLEFLGDAVLGLILSQALYERYPGYEEGRLTKARARLVNRRTLAERARAIDLGLYLVLSAGEERLGGRQRLSALADAYEAVLGALYLDAGLEVARQFVLREFGPLLARVEDLPWPDNPKGDLQELLQASSANPPEYRLVSVSGPDHARVFECAVWHEGRELGRGKGPSKKAAETEAALEALRLLHARPAAPTSTTPPSSDPPSGERARTRRPRGGRSGVSEPGPALPGSSHANQGVS, encoded by the coding sequence ATGGGATCGGTCCGACAGGTGGAAGAGTTGGAGGAACGCCTGGGCTGGCGGTTTCGGGATCGAAACCTCCTGCGAACGGCTTTGACGCATCCCTCGGTGGCGGCCGATGCCGAGCAGGCCCCGCCCACGAATCAGCGTCTTGAATTCTTGGGCGACGCCGTGCTGGGCCTGATCCTGAGCCAGGCGCTGTACGAGCGGTATCCGGGGTACGAGGAGGGCCGTTTGACCAAGGCACGCGCGCGTCTGGTCAACCGCCGTACCCTGGCGGAACGCGCGCGCGCCATTGACCTGGGACTTTATCTTGTGCTCAGCGCCGGTGAGGAGCGCCTCGGCGGCCGGCAGCGGTTGTCCGCCCTGGCCGACGCATATGAGGCTGTGCTGGGCGCGTTGTACCTGGACGCCGGTCTGGAAGTGGCCCGACAGTTTGTGCTGCGGGAGTTCGGGCCCTTGTTGGCCCGGGTGGAGGACCTGCCCTGGCCGGACAATCCCAAGGGAGATCTGCAGGAGTTGTTGCAGGCGAGCTCGGCGAACCCGCCAGAATATCGCCTGGTCAGTGTTAGCGGCCCCGACCACGCGCGCGTTTTTGAATGTGCCGTCTGGCACGAGGGTCGCGAACTGGGGCGCGGCAAGGGCCCCAGCAAAAAGGCCGCGGAAACGGAGGCTGCGCTTGAGGCGTTGCGCCTGCTCCATGCCCGGCCCGCAGCCCCGACATCCACGACCCCTCCGTCGTCCGATCCCCCCTCGGGCGAGCGTGCCCGCACGCGGCGGCCGAGGGGCGGTCGCTCCGGTGTGTCGGAACCCGGGCCGGCCTTGCCGGGCTCATCCCACGCAAATCAGGGAGTCTCATGA
- a CDS encoding endonuclease/exonuclease/phosphatase family protein, with protein MRPACGTIRFGLRLATLSLVMVAGTAPTPAAEPATTPTEPAAGLCVVTYNLRFASPTGPNAWPIRRPLVVEAIRRLDPDVMGTQEGLYQQLRELASDLPDYDWIGLGRDGGSRGEFMAVFYRRSRLEPMAFDHFWLSDTPDRIGSATWGNRNRRMVTWVQFLDRTTGQKFYLWNTHLDHEVQAAREKGAALIRERVATLKDGLPVVLVGDFNAAAGGNPAYDILTRDGFFTDTWLMAGEREGENLGTFNGFEKVPVGGPRIDWILVRGRAEVARVRIDAWQKEGRFPSDHFPVAAWLRLVAGP; from the coding sequence ATGAGACCTGCATGCGGCACCATCCGTTTCGGACTTCGCCTGGCCACCCTTTCCCTCGTCATGGTGGCAGGCACTGCCCCAACCCCCGCAGCCGAGCCCGCAACCACACCCACCGAACCCGCAGCCGGTTTGTGTGTGGTCACCTACAACCTCCGCTTCGCCAGTCCCACCGGACCCAACGCCTGGCCGATCCGTAGGCCCCTGGTGGTGGAGGCCATCCGTCGTCTCGACCCCGACGTCATGGGAACGCAGGAGGGATTGTACCAACAGCTCAGGGAGTTGGCGTCGGACCTGCCCGACTACGACTGGATCGGCCTGGGCCGCGACGGGGGCAGCCGGGGTGAATTCATGGCGGTTTTCTACCGGCGTTCGCGGCTGGAGCCGATGGCTTTCGACCATTTCTGGCTCTCGGACACGCCGGACCGGATCGGCTCGGCCACTTGGGGCAACCGGAATCGGCGCATGGTCACATGGGTGCAGTTTCTCGACCGAACCACGGGGCAGAAATTCTATCTCTGGAACACGCACCTCGACCATGAGGTACAGGCCGCACGGGAAAAAGGCGCTGCGCTGATCCGCGAACGCGTCGCCACCTTGAAAGACGGTTTGCCGGTGGTGTTGGTGGGGGATTTCAACGCGGCGGCGGGGGGAAATCCGGCCTACGACATTCTCACCCGCGACGGCTTCTTCACCGACACCTGGCTGATGGCCGGGGAACGGGAGGGCGAAAACCTGGGCACTTTCAACGGGTTTGAAAAAGTCCCGGTGGGCGGACCGCGAATCGATTGGATCCTTGTCCGGGGAAGGGCCGAGGTGGCGCGCGTGCGCATCGACGCCTGGCAAAAGGAGGGCCGCTTTCCCAGCGATCACTTTCCCGTGGCCGCATGGCTGCGCCTGGTCGCCGGGCCCTGA
- a CDS encoding roadblock/LC7 domain-containing protein — translation MAALPQLLESDVQVLDAVLRELLTQCEATAVLLTDQAGFLITHQGDDRRFDLTTMAALAAGAFMANQSIANLLQESNFSSTYQQGEHYSLFMRCVDNACMLLVVFPAKGSVGAVKYYANAACERLAAQLRIARERNPAAGLDLAELNLLDSETLFRRKS, via the coding sequence ATGGCCGCTTTGCCCCAGTTGCTCGAATCCGACGTGCAGGTCCTGGACGCCGTGCTGCGGGAGCTCCTGACGCAGTGCGAGGCCACCGCCGTCCTGTTGACCGATCAGGCCGGGTTCCTCATCACCCATCAGGGCGACGACCGCCGGTTCGATCTCACCACCATGGCGGCCCTGGCGGCCGGGGCGTTCATGGCCAATCAGAGCATCGCCAACCTCCTCCAGGAATCCAACTTTTCCAGCACCTATCAGCAGGGTGAACATTACAGTCTGTTCATGCGGTGTGTGGACAACGCATGCATGTTGCTGGTGGTTTTCCCGGCCAAGGGCAGCGTGGGCGCGGTCAAATACTACGCCAACGCGGCCTGTGAACGTCTGGCCGCGCAGCTTCGCATTGCCCGCGAGCGCAATCCCGCTGCGGGACTGGACCTGGCCGAACTCAATCTCCTGGACAGCGAGACCCTCTTTCGCCGCAAATCCTAG
- a CDS encoding GTP-binding protein, which produces MAIINQATRELQVKIVYYGPAMGGKTTNLVQIHDHVQTAAGNKGKLVSLATSSDRTLFFDFLPIEAVSIRGFRTKFQLYTVPGQVIYNTTRQLVLRGVDGIVFVADSQYEKMAENVESFQNLQDNLRTLKMDLDEIPYVLQYNKRDLPNAAPVEYLEFVLNNRDVRVPSFTACANRCEGVFETLNMITRLLLHKFIHQSIPQYA; this is translated from the coding sequence ATGGCCATCATCAACCAGGCAACCCGCGAGCTGCAGGTGAAAATCGTGTATTACGGGCCCGCCATGGGCGGGAAAACCACCAATCTGGTGCAGATCCATGACCACGTACAGACCGCTGCCGGTAACAAGGGCAAGCTGGTCTCGCTGGCCACGAGCTCGGATCGCACGCTCTTTTTCGACTTCCTGCCCATTGAGGCCGTGTCCATTCGGGGGTTCCGCACCAAGTTCCAGCTCTACACCGTGCCGGGCCAGGTCATCTACAACACCACGCGCCAACTCGTGTTGCGGGGTGTGGACGGCATTGTTTTTGTGGCCGACTCCCAGTACGAGAAGATGGCCGAAAACGTGGAGAGCTTCCAAAACCTCCAGGACAACCTTCGGACGCTGAAGATGGACCTTGACGAGATCCCGTACGTGCTTCAGTACAACAAGCGGGATTTGCCCAATGCGGCCCCGGTGGAGTACCTGGAGTTTGTGCTGAACAATCGCGACGTGCGCGTGCCCTCCTTTACCGCTTGTGCCAACCGGTGCGAGGGCGTGTTTGAGACCCTCAACATGATCACCCGGTTGTTGCTGCACAAATTCATCCACCAGAGCATCCCGCAATACGCATGA
- a CDS encoding roadblock/LC7 domain-containing protein, whose product MQLPLTSVSKGWPDPIQQELGRLNVPDGRLVIPASILEKGLRQGRVEFPWRLIRAWIRPAVATYASPHDAMPLALPLAVVAPAFLQQRKPVSRARRELAPDESIPNLFDEHGRPVGVASGPQGAGPAVTASAGGAPQSPAGAAGTSSGAQPVDTNFYSPLDLADAAQTPPTGAGVGGTTEWVRRATTPAEVVNRAVSLPGVAGALVALPDGLSVAGQVPPQYNSETLAAFLPQIYAKVSQCTQELRMGALNNLSFTVGQVPWKIFRVNNLFFAAFGRAGEPLPTAQLAALAAELDRKPKTV is encoded by the coding sequence GTGCAACTGCCGTTGACGTCCGTTTCGAAGGGCTGGCCCGACCCCATCCAACAGGAGCTGGGCCGGCTCAATGTGCCGGACGGGCGTCTGGTCATTCCCGCCTCGATCCTTGAGAAGGGGCTGCGACAGGGCCGGGTGGAGTTCCCCTGGCGGTTGATCCGGGCGTGGATTCGGCCTGCGGTGGCCACGTACGCCTCCCCGCATGATGCCATGCCCCTGGCGTTGCCCCTTGCCGTGGTCGCACCGGCCTTTTTGCAGCAACGGAAGCCGGTGTCTCGCGCCCGCCGAGAGCTCGCGCCGGATGAAAGCATCCCCAACCTGTTCGATGAGCACGGGCGGCCGGTGGGGGTCGCGTCCGGGCCGCAGGGTGCCGGACCCGCCGTGACCGCTTCTGCGGGGGGCGCTCCCCAATCACCCGCCGGTGCGGCCGGAACGTCTTCTGGCGCGCAGCCCGTGGATACGAATTTCTATTCGCCGCTGGATCTTGCCGACGCGGCGCAGACGCCCCCCACGGGTGCCGGGGTTGGCGGAACGACCGAATGGGTCCGGCGGGCGACCACTCCCGCGGAAGTGGTGAACCGCGCCGTGTCCTTGCCCGGCGTTGCCGGTGCCCTTGTGGCCCTGCCGGACGGTCTGAGCGTGGCGGGTCAGGTGCCGCCCCAGTACAACAGCGAGACCCTGGCCGCGTTCCTGCCCCAGATTTACGCAAAGGTCAGTCAGTGCACGCAGGAACTGCGGATGGGGGCTCTGAACAACCTCAGTTTCACCGTGGGGCAGGTGCCCTGGAAGATCTTCCGCGTCAACAACCTCTTCTTTGCCGCGTTTGGACGTGCCGGAGAACCGCTGCCCACGGCTCAACTGGCCGCGCTGGCGGCCGAACTGGATCGCAAACCCAAAACCGTGTAA